The Salinispora tropica CNB-440 genome has a window encoding:
- a CDS encoding geranylgeranyl reductase family protein, giving the protein MSVWDLAVVGAGPAGLSAAYVAARAGLATLVLERAVHPRYKTCGGGLIGTSLAALADRIEVPAHDRADRVTFTLDGRRAFTRRSAAGPLVTMVRRDEFDDRLRAAAVAAGAELRQRVAVRAAEPEPDRVRLRLADGATVTARAVIGADGSSGVTARHVGVRHRQVDLGLEVELPVSPVQRSRWRGRVLVDWGPLPGSYAWVFPKDDLLTVGVIAARGAGERTRAYLRSFVDRLGLTGVEPVHDSGHLTRCRQEGSPLRRGRVLVAGDAAGLLEPWSREGISYALRSGALAGAAVAADDLGRYESAVAGELAPSMRAGQHLLETFSRRPGLFHGLLATPPGWRTFVAFCQGQAGFDDLLSRVPVRVALGVLGGLPRRRSLRPR; this is encoded by the coding sequence GTGAGCGTCTGGGATCTTGCGGTGGTGGGTGCGGGTCCGGCCGGCCTGTCCGCCGCCTACGTCGCGGCACGGGCGGGTCTGGCGACCCTCGTGCTGGAGCGGGCTGTGCATCCGCGTTACAAGACGTGTGGTGGTGGCCTGATCGGCACCTCGCTGGCAGCGCTGGCGGACCGGATCGAGGTGCCCGCGCATGATCGGGCGGATCGGGTGACCTTCACCCTGGATGGGCGGCGGGCGTTTACCCGTCGGAGCGCGGCTGGTCCGCTGGTGACGATGGTGCGCCGGGACGAGTTCGACGACCGGCTTCGGGCCGCCGCGGTCGCCGCGGGGGCAGAGCTGCGTCAGCGAGTCGCGGTCCGGGCGGCGGAGCCGGAGCCTGACCGGGTTCGCCTGCGCCTGGCCGATGGGGCGACGGTGACCGCGCGGGCGGTGATCGGCGCCGACGGTTCCTCGGGGGTGACCGCACGGCACGTGGGGGTGCGACACCGCCAGGTCGATCTGGGGTTGGAGGTGGAGCTTCCGGTGTCACCGGTCCAGCGGTCCCGCTGGCGGGGCCGGGTACTGGTGGACTGGGGGCCGCTACCCGGCTCGTACGCCTGGGTCTTTCCGAAGGACGACCTGCTGACGGTGGGGGTCATTGCCGCGCGGGGGGCGGGGGAGCGGACCCGGGCCTATCTACGGTCGTTCGTGGACCGGCTGGGCCTGACCGGGGTCGAGCCGGTGCACGATTCCGGTCATCTGACCCGGTGTCGGCAGGAGGGCTCGCCGCTGCGCCGAGGGCGGGTTCTGGTGGCGGGGGACGCGGCGGGGCTGTTGGAGCCGTGGAGCCGGGAGGGGATCAGCTACGCCCTGCGTTCTGGTGCGCTGGCGGGGGCAGCTGTCGCCGCCGACGATCTGGGCCGGTACGAGTCGGCGGTGGCGGGGGAGTTGGCCCCGTCGATGCGGGCGGGCCAGCATCTGCTGGAAACGTTCTCTCGCCGACCGGGACTGTTCCACGGGCTGTTGGCGACGCCGCCGGGTTGGCGGACCTTTGTCGCCTTCTGTCAGGGACAGGCTGGCTTCGACGACCTGCTCTCCCGGGTTCCGGTGCGAGTGGCGCTGGGAGTGCTGGGAGGGCTGCCCAGGCGGAGAAGCCTCCGCCCACGCTGA